In the genome of Fluviispira vulneris, one region contains:
- the mrdA gene encoding penicillin-binding protein 2 produces the protein MSESRSKQESVSDPKRRNIIVTCFLGISAAITARLWYLQIIKGSDFSIASERNRVREITRPAPRGLVYDRQSRILLSNRLFFDLIIIPQYLQNKTKTLSIVADLFHIPVSLIERKLVESQANPRFVPVRIKRNLSLHEVATLESNKFFLPGVDVDSAPRRDYLGNESAHLFGYLGEVTSKELDILNSQVSNYQYRVGSIIGKAGIERKYERYLRGGEGREALLVDALGRLQADSSMDITINLSRAAQRGNDVYLTIDSELQAVASDAFRNKNGSVCAIDPRNGEILVYLSNPNYKLSMYQDGLTIEDWQTLRANPFKPLLDKVTGGAYPPGSTFKIIVAIAALEEGIITGERKFNCPGYFVLGNGRWKCWKHTGHGAVNLENALKLSCDVFFYNIGNLLGIDRISKWGRLFGLGERTGLDLNMELPGISPSTEWKLRTKGLPWLSGDTINASIGQGFNLCTPIQILNAFAAMGNGGKLFKPHFLKKIVDNQGKIIFEERQTLIREIKLNPANVALIKKGLYDVVHSPEGTAKKARVPGFTVSGKTGTAQTSALKFTKGVNQDDVAFRALDHAWFASYSPSDVPEIAVVVFSEYDGGGGGANAAPIAQQIIEAFWRKKFPEKFAGTSKTAMSSPMTHGVGEDAPPEQDIDVHEEGNETEPVNLPDELR, from the coding sequence ATGAGTGAGAGTCGATCAAAACAAGAGTCGGTTTCGGATCCAAAGAGAAGGAATATCATCGTCACTTGTTTTTTAGGAATCAGTGCAGCTATCACAGCGCGTCTTTGGTATTTACAGATTATCAAAGGATCCGATTTTTCCATTGCTTCTGAAAGAAATCGTGTGCGTGAAATCACACGTCCCGCTCCACGTGGACTTGTTTATGATCGACAAAGTCGTATTTTGTTATCCAATCGCTTGTTTTTTGATCTTATTATTATACCACAATATTTGCAGAATAAAACAAAAACATTATCTATCGTTGCAGATCTTTTTCATATTCCAGTAAGTCTAATTGAACGTAAACTCGTGGAGTCGCAGGCAAACCCAAGATTCGTTCCAGTGAGAATAAAACGCAATTTGTCTTTGCATGAAGTTGCTACTCTTGAATCCAATAAATTCTTTTTACCTGGAGTGGATGTGGATTCAGCGCCTCGGAGAGATTATTTGGGCAATGAGTCTGCACATTTATTTGGATATTTAGGTGAAGTAACCTCAAAAGAATTGGATATTTTAAATTCCCAGGTTTCAAATTATCAATATCGTGTGGGATCGATTATTGGCAAAGCTGGGATTGAGCGTAAATATGAAAGATATCTCCGTGGGGGAGAAGGACGTGAAGCTTTACTTGTCGATGCTCTAGGTCGTTTACAAGCAGATTCTTCGATGGATATTACGATAAATTTAAGTCGAGCTGCGCAAAGAGGAAATGATGTTTATTTAACGATTGATTCAGAATTACAAGCAGTAGCGAGTGATGCTTTTAGAAATAAAAATGGTTCTGTTTGTGCAATTGATCCAAGAAATGGTGAAATTCTTGTTTATTTATCAAATCCTAATTATAAACTTTCTATGTACCAAGATGGTTTGACAATTGAAGATTGGCAAACTCTGCGCGCAAATCCATTTAAACCACTCCTTGATAAAGTTACAGGAGGAGCTTATCCCCCTGGATCGACATTTAAAATTATTGTTGCCATTGCAGCTCTAGAAGAGGGAATTATTACTGGTGAGAGAAAATTCAATTGTCCAGGATATTTCGTTTTAGGCAATGGCAGATGGAAATGTTGGAAGCACACAGGACATGGTGCTGTTAACTTAGAAAATGCATTAAAATTAAGTTGTGATGTATTTTTTTACAATATTGGCAATCTTTTAGGGATCGATCGCATTTCAAAATGGGGAAGATTGTTTGGCTTAGGTGAGAGAACTGGGCTTGATTTAAATATGGAATTACCTGGAATTTCCCCGTCAACAGAATGGAAATTGCGAACAAAAGGTTTGCCATGGTTGAGTGGGGATACCATAAATGCTTCGATTGGCCAAGGATTTAATCTCTGTACACCTATTCAAATATTGAATGCCTTTGCCGCAATGGGCAATGGTGGTAAATTATTTAAACCACATTTTTTAAAAAAAATCGTAGACAATCAAGGGAAAATTATCTTTGAAGAACGCCAAACTTTAATTCGAGAAATTAAACTCAATCCTGCAAATGTCGCACTGATTAAAAAAGGATTGTATGATGTTGTGCATTCACCCGAGGGGACCGCAAAAAAAGCAAGAGTTCCTGGTTTTACAGTGTCTGGAAAGACAGGTACGGCGCAAACATCGGCCTTAAAATTCACGAAAGGCGTGAATCAAGATGATGTTGCCTTTCGAGCGCTTGACCATGCGTGGTTTGCCTCTTATAGCCCCAGTGATGTTCCTGAAATTGCTGTGGTTGTTTTTAGCGAATACGATGGGGGAGGTGGGGGAGCTAATGCTGCACCCATCGCCCAACAAATCATCGAAGCCTTTTGGCGGAAAAAATTTCCTGAAAAATTTGCAGGTACGAGTAAAACAGCAATGTCATCACCGATGACCCATGGTGTGGGAGAAGATGCTCCACCAGAACAAGATATTGATGTGCATGAAGAAGGTAACGAAACAGAACCTGTAAATCTTCCTGATGAATTGAGGTAA
- the mreC gene encoding rod shape-determining protein MreC: MLQFRRYGFWLVAVITLIFTMFFFSTAHTSKKELSILEKFVYTISKPIEVVFLSTSHFIYSSYHSYIDLKNARKEVDDLQRENVELKVKIKTLDDIVLENNRLRKLLSLTERTSVKFVTCEVTGSDPSFVYKNVRINQGTKAGIQHGMGVVGEEGVVGVVMRVGMSYADVLLIIDPNSNLDVIVARNRRRGVLQGGLANLLQFKYLERGSSILVGDEIVTSGLTGSFPSGILVGKVSNIKIASDGVTQIVEVRPEVAFSDLSEALVLLNPNREVDVIRKVGGVEWMKKLLESNAEKSGG, translated from the coding sequence ATGCTACAATTTCGACGTTATGGATTTTGGTTGGTTGCTGTTATCACATTAATCTTTACAATGTTCTTTTTTTCAACTGCTCATACTTCAAAAAAAGAACTGAGTATCTTGGAAAAATTTGTCTATACAATAAGCAAACCTATTGAAGTTGTTTTTCTTTCTACCAGCCATTTCATATATTCTTCATATCATTCTTATATTGATTTAAAAAATGCACGTAAAGAAGTGGATGACCTACAAAGAGAAAATGTTGAATTAAAAGTAAAAATCAAAACACTTGATGATATTGTTTTAGAAAACAATCGATTAAGAAAATTACTAAGTTTAACAGAACGTACCTCGGTCAAATTTGTCACCTGTGAAGTTACGGGGTCAGATCCATCGTTTGTATATAAAAATGTAAGAATCAATCAAGGAACTAAAGCAGGGATCCAGCACGGTATGGGTGTTGTCGGTGAAGAGGGTGTCGTGGGTGTCGTGATGCGGGTGGGGATGAGCTATGCAGATGTCTTGTTGATCATTGACCCAAATAGCAACTTAGACGTCATAGTTGCACGCAACAGAAGACGTGGAGTCCTCCAAGGTGGCTTGGCCAATCTTTTGCAATTTAAATACCTAGAGCGAGGAAGTAGCATTTTAGTAGGCGATGAAATCGTAACAAGCGGTCTCACGGGTTCATTTCCGAGCGGAATTTTGGTGGGAAAAGTTTCAAATATTAAAATAGCTTCCGATGGTGTGACGCAAATTGTGGAAGTGCGTCCTGAAGTCGCTTTCTCTGACCTATCCGAAGCATTGGTTTTATTAAATCCAAACCGAGAAGTCGATGTCATTCGAAAAGTGGGCGGAGTGGAATGGATGAAGAAATTGCTAGAATCGAATGCGGAGAAATCCGGTGGCTAA
- a CDS encoding SurA N-terminal domain-containing protein: protein MRLNTKIFSSVSTKSLMLGIVIVSACAAFVFTGFGSLNPGNLAGLDPNTIAQIGSEKIDVQRFSAAMRSQNISSTTPPEQRKAIAQQILNQMIQEKILIEQAKKIGWSVDQSEIASILKSSPYFQDPQTQQFDIKLLKGYINQNGMSETEFYAYLQQQIAIQKMQNLLFMPIVLPEKIIEVENQIKNEEFKIQYAVIKPSDAYLKNKISAQAHKYIEDKAQLQNLMTLFENSKNQYQQKAQVKSLSILVSYKTAQRAQGEALNRSKEEALSLAKQIESKLNSGADFSKLAVEKNDDLTAKSNKGDIGFVDDTRIDELSMKALLALTPAKPLSQVIDTPFGYRIFKFIDSKPAVVKKFDDVKFQLAEQFVSQQVQSSIEDEMQKNISEIIAAKNISNLNKVLAENNISWQYLNKPFKISDSYIPELGMTDELAANIFALKNPGDTLPKIINFGSKKAIIKLVSKTSAPSLTPELAQTLKNQILSTTTQEFMKSVQQSLNKKYEKDGSIKINTALIN from the coding sequence GTGCGTCTGAATACTAAAATTTTTTCATCGGTAAGCACCAAGTCACTCATGCTAGGCATTGTTATTGTATCTGCTTGTGCTGCCTTCGTTTTCACAGGTTTTGGCAGTCTAAACCCTGGCAATTTAGCAGGCCTCGATCCAAACACAATTGCTCAAATTGGATCCGAAAAAATTGACGTGCAAAGATTTTCTGCGGCTATGCGATCGCAGAATATATCGAGCACAACTCCGCCTGAGCAACGCAAAGCAATTGCTCAACAAATACTCAATCAAATGATTCAAGAAAAAATTCTGATTGAGCAGGCAAAAAAAATTGGTTGGTCCGTAGATCAATCTGAAATCGCCTCCATTCTCAAAAGTTCACCTTATTTTCAAGATCCACAAACTCAGCAATTTGATATAAAGTTGTTGAAAGGCTATATTAATCAAAATGGAATGAGCGAAACTGAATTTTATGCTTATTTGCAGCAACAAATTGCAATACAAAAAATGCAAAATCTCTTATTTATGCCGATCGTTCTACCTGAAAAAATCATAGAAGTAGAGAATCAAATAAAAAATGAAGAATTCAAAATTCAATATGCCGTCATAAAACCATCTGATGCATATTTGAAAAATAAAATTTCTGCACAAGCGCATAAATACATTGAAGACAAAGCACAATTACAAAACTTAATGACACTTTTTGAAAACTCAAAAAATCAGTACCAACAAAAAGCTCAAGTTAAATCTTTGTCTATTCTTGTCTCTTACAAAACAGCTCAACGTGCACAAGGTGAAGCTCTCAATAGAAGCAAAGAAGAAGCTTTATCTCTTGCAAAACAAATAGAAAGTAAATTAAATTCAGGAGCTGATTTTTCTAAACTTGCTGTTGAAAAAAATGATGATCTCACTGCAAAAAGTAACAAAGGAGATATTGGATTTGTTGATGATACGCGCATAGATGAGCTTTCTATGAAAGCATTGTTAGCATTGACTCCTGCAAAACCACTTTCACAGGTTATTGATACCCCATTTGGATATCGTATTTTTAAATTTATTGACTCTAAACCAGCAGTTGTTAAAAAATTTGATGATGTTAAATTTCAATTAGCAGAACAATTCGTAAGTCAACAAGTACAGAGTAGCATCGAAGACGAAATGCAAAAAAATATCAGCGAAATTATTGCTGCTAAAAATATATCAAATTTGAATAAAGTCTTAGCTGAGAATAATATTTCATGGCAATATTTAAATAAACCATTTAAAATTTCTGACTCCTATATTCCTGAACTTGGTATGACAGATGAACTTGCGGCAAATATATTTGCTTTGAAAAATCCTGGAGACACTCTCCCCAAAATTATTAATTTTGGCTCTAAAAAAGCAATTATCAAACTGGTGTCAAAAACATCAGCACCCTCTTTGACTCCAGAACTTGCGCAAACATTAAAAAATCAAATACTTTCAACTACAACCCAAGAATTTATGAAGAGCGTCCAGCAGTCACTTAATAAAAAATATGAAAAAGATGGTAGCATCAAAATAAACACTGCTTTAATAAATTGA
- a CDS encoding NAD(+)/NADH kinase — protein sequence MHNEVDVYIVQKQTTWERYTQRPLNVDFFDYLERDGQTHQPLRFAHEEHLKSRKILIDSLEKYQLSYKIYNLDEVTQNNICFFNEKCDQSGLRPQRKLVISLGGDGTLLHASHHVGADINLLGINSCPEHSVGHLCPIIPKYIEKAIECFVKNEYKTKAIRRLKLETSHQQNLPLALNDILLCNRHPAATSRYQISVCAENGLKEIESEKQLSSGLWVASAAGSTAAISAYGFKKSEITAKDIHVAVREPYNPRHEVLKMKKFSLNGDKNSLSFFSRMRQGLVCVDGPDFCTHLGFGDSVHISLPEECELQLILDFLGKVPTFSFDK from the coding sequence TTGCATAATGAAGTTGATGTCTATATTGTTCAAAAGCAGACGACATGGGAACGATACACTCAACGCCCTTTAAATGTTGACTTTTTTGATTATCTTGAACGTGACGGACAAACCCATCAACCTCTGCGCTTTGCACATGAGGAACATTTAAAAAGCAGAAAGATCTTAATTGACAGTCTTGAGAAATATCAATTATCTTATAAAATATATAATTTAGATGAAGTTACGCAAAATAACATCTGTTTCTTTAATGAAAAATGTGATCAGTCCGGACTCCGCCCGCAGAGAAAACTTGTGATTTCCCTCGGTGGAGATGGAACACTTTTGCACGCAAGTCACCATGTTGGAGCAGATATTAATTTGCTTGGAATCAACTCTTGTCCAGAGCATTCCGTAGGACATTTATGCCCAATTATTCCTAAATATATTGAAAAAGCAATAGAATGTTTTGTTAAAAATGAGTATAAAACTAAAGCAATTCGCAGATTAAAATTAGAAACGTCTCACCAGCAAAATCTTCCTTTAGCTTTAAATGATATTCTACTTTGTAATAGACATCCTGCGGCAACGAGCCGTTACCAAATTTCAGTTTGTGCAGAAAATGGCCTAAAGGAAATTGAGTCTGAAAAGCAACTTTCAAGCGGTTTGTGGGTTGCTTCTGCAGCTGGCAGCACGGCAGCTATTTCAGCATATGGATTTAAGAAATCCGAAATAACTGCAAAAGATATTCATGTTGCAGTAAGAGAACCTTACAATCCAAGACATGAAGTTCTAAAAATGAAAAAATTCTCGTTAAACGGAGATAAAAATTCTCTCTCGTTTTTTTCAAGAATGCGACAAGGCTTGGTCTGCGTTGATGGTCCGGATTTTTGTACTCATCTTGGCTTTGGTGATTCCGTGCACATCAGTTTACCTGAAGAGTGCGAATTACAGCTTATCCTTGATTTTTTAGGCAAAGTTCCGACCTTTTCATTTGATAAGTAA
- a CDS encoding NADH-quinone oxidoreductase subunit B encodes MKHHNYGNEFYITTKQQELVAWARSNSMWPYPFGTACCGIELMSVMGPKYDLARFGAEVVRFSPKQADLLIVAGTITEKMAPVIKRIYDQMPEPKWVISMGACASSGGFYRAYHVVQGVDKLIPVDVYVPGCPPTPEAVIDGVMQLQSKIKETAKQKTVKEKDQA; translated from the coding sequence ATGAAACACCACAATTATGGAAATGAATTTTACATCACAACAAAACAACAAGAACTAGTTGCATGGGCACGCAGCAATTCTATGTGGCCATACCCATTTGGTACAGCATGCTGTGGTATTGAACTTATGTCCGTTATGGGACCAAAGTATGATTTAGCACGTTTTGGTGCTGAAGTTGTTCGCTTTTCTCCTAAGCAAGCCGATCTCTTAATTGTAGCAGGTACGATCACTGAAAAAATGGCTCCTGTGATTAAACGTATATATGATCAAATGCCTGAACCTAAATGGGTTATTTCCATGGGCGCCTGTGCTTCTTCGGGTGGATTCTACCGTGCATACCACGTCGTTCAGGGAGTCGATAAATTAATTCCCGTAGATGTTTATGTACCAGGCTGTCCTCCAACTCCCGAGGCTGTTATTGATGGAGTTATGCAACTTCAAAGCAAAATTAAAGAAACAGCAAAGCAAAAAACAGTGAAGGAAAAAGATCAAGCATGA